DNA from Campylobacter concisus:
CAAATTTATTTAAATCTAGCCACCACTTGATTGTTCGCGACACTTTGACCTTTACTAACCTCTATAGAGCCTATGATGCCATCTTTTGGGGCTTTGACCTCTATCTCCATCTTCATCGCTTCAAGCACAACTATGGCCTGACCTTTTTTGACATGATCTCCTGCGCTAACTAAAATTTTATGCACAGCGCCTGGCAAGCTTGCAACGATATCATTTTCTGTTGCGCCTGCTACTGCACTTTTGGCACTTTTTACGCTCTTGCCTTCAACTTCAGTGATTGATTTTACTTGGATGCTGTCGTTAAAGCCTTCGCTTACTTCAACGTTGTAGCGGCTACCATTTACCACGACGCTATATCTGCCGCTTTGAGTTTGTCTGCCATCGTTTGCCTTAGTGTTTGGATCAACTTTTCTTACATTTACTTTGGCTTCGCCTTTTAAGAACGCGATACCTTTTTCTTTACAAGCTGCTGCTATAAAGACGTTTTCTTCGGTAACCTTGATCTTATTTTGTTTTAAAATTTCTTTCACATGCGCAAGCGACTTACTCTCATCTTTATCGGCTATATCAACTGCATGTTTTGTAGTTGGTTTTAAGCCTAGTTGCTCACTAGCAAGCTTAATGATCTCTTTATCAGGCGTAACTGGGGTCTTGCCAAAGTAGCCAAGCACCATTTTACCGTATCCCTCAGCGATCTTTTTCCACTTGCCAAACATCACGTTGTTAAATGCTTGTTGGAAGTAAAACTGGCTAACAGGGGTTACTGAAGTGCCGTATCCGCCCTTTTGCACCACTTCGCGCATAGCAAGGATGACCTCTGGGAATTTATCTAAGATGTTGTTATCTCTCATCATCTGAGTATTTGCAGTGAGCGCGCCACCAGGCATCGGTGAAAATGGTATTAGAGGGCTTACTTGCACAGCTTCAGGTGGTAAGAAATACTCTTTTAAACAATCATTCAAAACGCTTTCGTATTTTAAAATTTTCTCCACATCAAGGCCGCCAAGATCGTAGTTTTTGCCTTTTACTGCGTGAAGCATGGTTAGGATATCTGGCTGACTTGTACCGCCACTTACTGGGCTTGCGGCTAGGTCTATACCATCGACACCAGCTTCAAGCGCTGCAAGATAGCAAGCCACGCTTACGCCTGCAGTTTCATGCGTGTGAAGTCTGATGTGGGTTTTTTCTGGGAGTAGCTTTCTAGCCATTTTTATGGTTTCATAGACCTTTTGTGGGCTACTTGTGCCACTTGCATCTTTAAAGCAAACGCTGTGATAAGGGATACTTGCATCTAAAATTTCTCTTAAAATTTTCTCATAAAATTTAACATCATGAGCTCCCACACAGCCACTAGGCAGATCCATCATAGTAACGACGACTTCGTGTTTTAGCCCGTGATGAGCGATCCTCTCGCCTGAATATTTTAAATTTTCAACATCATTTAGTGCGTCAAAATTTCTAATAGTAGTGGTTCCATGTTTTTTGAAAAGTTTTGCGTGAAGGTCAATTAGTTCGCGGCTACCGGTGTCAAGTGTGACGGTATTTACGCCCCTGCTTAGGGTTTGAAGGTTTGCTTTTGGTCCTACGATGCTTCTAAATTTATCCATCATCGCAAAAGCGTCTTCATTTAGGTAAAAATAAAGGCTTTGAAATCTCGCTCCTCCGCCAAATTCAAAATGCTCTATGCCAGCCTCTTTGGCTGCTTCAAGCGCGGGCAAAAAGTCGTTCATAAGCACCCTAGCGCCATAAACCGACTGAAAGCCATCTCTAAAGGTCGTATCCATAACATCGATAAATTTCTTTGCCATATTTCACCTCATTAAATTTATAAATTTACTAAAAAGCGATCATAAAAAATGGCTAAATTTGACAGAAACTCAAATTAGCCATTTTGCTTGTTTTTGGTATTTTACAACCAAAAACTTTTATATCATTTAAAAAGTGAGAGTAAGAAGTTAAATAATCCGCCGTGGCTCGCATCTAGCATCGGCTTTATCTCCATTAAAAATACGCAGAAAAAGACTAAAACTGCTACTTGGATGATGATGTAAGGCACCACGCCTTTATAAATAGCAGCTGTTTTTATCTCAGCAGGTGCGACTGATCTTAAGAAAAATAGACTAAAACCAAATGGCGGTGTCAAGAATGAAGTTTGTAAATTCATAGCAACTAGGATCGCTAGATAGACTGGATTTATGCCAAGTTTTGCGGCGATTGGCACCAAGATAGGAAGCACGATATATGAAATTTCAACAAAATCGATAAAAAAGCCAAGCACAAAGATAACAGCCATACTAAAGATGATAAAGCCCCACTTCTCGCCTGGTAAATTTGTCATGAAATTTTCAACTATCTCATCGCCTCCAGTGTAGCTAAAGACCATAGAAAAGGCAGTCGCGCCAACAAGTATGGCAAAGACTAAAGCTGTAGTTTTCACGCTCTCAGCCAAAGCCTCTTTCATCATAGAAAATGAAAATGTCCTATAAAACATAGAGAGAATGATAGCGCCCACGCAGCCAAATGCTGAACTTTCAGTCGGCGTAGCGATACCTGCAAAGATAGAGCCAAGCACGCAGATGACTAGTAAAAGTGGCGGGAAGATCGCGGTTAGCGCTCTAATGATCTGCTTAAATTTACTAACGCCACTCTCATCTTTTACGATAGGAGCGACCTCTGGCTTAAGATAAGCAACTATCAAAATATAAACTATATAAACGGCAACTAGCGTAAGTCCTGGCACAACAGCTTGGTGAAAAAGCTCGCCAACTGGCACTGAGAAGATATCGCCCAAGATGATAAGCACGATAGAAGGAGGGATGATCTGACCAAGCGTACCAGCAGCGCATATCGTGCCACAACCTAGGGATTGATCATATTTATACTTTAGCATTACAGGCAAGCTTATAACGCCCATAGCAACGACGCTAGCTCCTACGACGCCAGTAGATGCTGCAAGAAGCGCACCAACCAAGATAGTGCTAATAGCGATACCACCACGAATTTCTCCAAAGAGCATACCCATACTCTCAAGTAGTCTCTCAGCTAGCTTTGACTTTTGAAGCACTACGCCCATAAAGACAAAGAGTGGAACTGCTATAAAAATTCTACTCTCCATGATAGAAAAAATTCTATAAGGCATGAAGTTAAACATATCTTTAAATACTTCTATACTGCCAAGTAGGCCATCGCCATCGCTAAGGCTCTCTACAACGCTGCCGACCATGCCAAATATCATCGCAACCGCACCAAAGGTAAATGCCACTGGAAAGCCAATGCCAAGCATCAATAGTGCGGCTATAAACATTATCAAACCAGCCATTATTCCCCCTTTTTAGCTTTTTTGTAAAGATTGAAATTTCTTATAAAAAAGCCAATCGCAAAAAATACAAGTATGTAAAATGAAACAGGGATCATCGCTTTTATGATCCATCTGTGAGTAAGACCGCCTGGATCTGCGCTAGCCTCTGCTGAGCTATAAGCATCTCCTACAAATCCAAATGATAAATTTGAAACCAAAAGCGCAAATGGTATGACAAAAAATATAGTGCCAAGCATATTTACAAGGGCTTTGTTTTTTGGCGAAAATTTAGCATAAAAGATATCAACTCTAACATGTGCGTCCTCTTTTAGAGCATAGCTCATGCCAAGTAGAAATATCACAGCAAAAAAGTGCCACTCAAGCTCCTGAAATGCAACGTTGCCGTAAGAGAAAAAGTATCTTGCCACAACGTTAAAAAATACGTCTATTATCATCAAAGCCATAATAAACATACAAATAT
Protein-coding regions in this window:
- a CDS encoding biotin/lipoyl-containing protein: MAKKFIDVMDTTFRDGFQSVYGARVLMNDFLPALEAAKEAGIEHFEFGGGARFQSLYFYLNEDAFAMMDKFRSIVGPKANLQTLSRGVNTVTLDTGSRELIDLHAKLFKKHGTTTIRNFDALNDVENLKYSGERIAHHGLKHEVVVTMMDLPSGCVGAHDVKFYEKILREILDASIPYHSVCFKDASGTSSPQKVYETIKMARKLLPEKTHIRLHTHETAGVSVACYLAALEAGVDGIDLAASPVSGGTSQPDILTMLHAVKGKNYDLGGLDVEKILKYESVLNDCLKEYFLPPEAVQVSPLIPFSPMPGGALTANTQMMRDNNILDKFPEVILAMREVVQKGGYGTSVTPVSQFYFQQAFNNVMFGKWKKIAEGYGKMVLGYFGKTPVTPDKEIIKLASEQLGLKPTTKHAVDIADKDESKSLAHVKEILKQNKIKVTEENVFIAAACKEKGIAFLKGEAKVNVRKVDPNTKANDGRQTQSGRYSVVVNGSRYNVEVSEGFNDSIQVKSITEVEGKSVKSAKSAVAGATENDIVASLPGAVHKILVSAGDHVKKGQAIVVLEAMKMEIEVKAPKDGIIGSIEVSKGQSVANNQVVARFK
- a CDS encoding TRAP transporter large permease — translated: MAGLIMFIAALLMLGIGFPVAFTFGAVAMIFGMVGSVVESLSDGDGLLGSIEVFKDMFNFMPYRIFSIMESRIFIAVPLFVFMGVVLQKSKLAERLLESMGMLFGEIRGGIAISTILVGALLAASTGVVGASVVAMGVISLPVMLKYKYDQSLGCGTICAAGTLGQIIPPSIVLIILGDIFSVPVGELFHQAVVPGLTLVAVYIVYILIVAYLKPEVAPIVKDESGVSKFKQIIRALTAIFPPLLLVICVLGSIFAGIATPTESSAFGCVGAIILSMFYRTFSFSMMKEALAESVKTTALVFAILVGATAFSMVFSYTGGDEIVENFMTNLPGEKWGFIIFSMAVIFVLGFFIDFVEISYIVLPILVPIAAKLGINPVYLAILVAMNLQTSFLTPPFGFSLFFLRSVAPAEIKTAAIYKGVVPYIIIQVAVLVFFCVFLMEIKPMLDASHGGLFNFLLSLFK
- a CDS encoding TRAP transporter small permease subunit, with translation MDKIERFFDKAGDIVGYICMFIMALMIIDVFFNVVARYFFSYGNVAFQELEWHFFAVIFLLGMSYALKEDAHVRVDIFYAKFSPKNKALVNMLGTIFFVIPFALLVSNLSFGFVGDAYSSAEASADPGGLTHRWIIKAMIPVSFYILVFFAIGFFIRNFNLYKKAKKGE